In Phragmites australis chromosome 17, lpPhrAust1.1, whole genome shotgun sequence, the following are encoded in one genomic region:
- the LOC133896636 gene encoding uncharacterized protein At3g52155, chloroplastic-like isoform X1: MRAAAPPAAALLSRCSSPFASAPRLLLSCSRAPEATACRPAPASAVARSVSVSVEAPAAAAEPASAGVDAATQRRRLILLRHGESAAGGRSTRDHDRPLSKAGRADAISVSNKLQQMGWIPELILCSDATRTKETLKILQEHVQGLSEAVVHYIPSFYSIAAMDGQTAEHLQKAICEYSSDEILTVMCMGHNKGWEEAASMFSGDSVVLKTCNAALLEAVGKSWVEAFSLAGLGGWKLHGIVKP, translated from the exons ATGagagctgctgctcctcccgCTGCTGCGCTGCTCTCGCGCTGCTCCTCTCCCTTCGCCTCGGCCccgcgcctcctcctctcctgctCACGAGCCCCGGAAGCCACTGCCTGCCGCCCGGCtccggcctccgccgtcgcccgctccgtctccgtctccgtcgaggcgccggcggccgccgcggagCCGGCGTCGGCGGGCGTGGACGCCGCGAcgcagcgccgccgcctcaTCCTCCTCCGGCACGGGGAGAGCGCCGCAGGGGGGCGCTCCACGAGAG ATCATGACAGACCACTAAGTAAAGCTGGAAGAGCTGATGCAATCAGTGTTTCTAATAAACTTCAACAGATGGGTTGGATACCTGAGCTTATTCTATGCAG TGATGCTACTCGTACAAAGGAAACTCTTAAGATCCTGCAAGAGCATGTTCAGGGGTTGTCTGAAGCAGTAGTGCATTACATCCCAAGTTTCTACTCAATTGCTGCAATGGATGGTCAAACTGCAGAGCACTTGCAAAAGGCAATCTGTGAATATTCTAGTGATGAGATCCTAACTGTCAT GTGCATGGGACATAATAAAGGATGGGAGGAAGCAGCCTCTATGTTTTCTGGTGATTCAGTAGTGCTCAAGACATGTAATGCTGCACTGCTAGAAGCTGTAGGGAAATCATGGGTTGAG
- the LOC133896597 gene encoding ycf20-like protein, translating to MPLRHGAPPCAPRAPDVGLCSGCPAPARCCVLSQTCFLRPSEKSGGTLSYQMTNWGWRPVFALETGGAPTPDDQDFEEDSDFLGRTRLGRLIQAAARELFEKFNSARSNSPTKIFLVLLGFYTANALATILGQTGDWDVLVAGLVVAAIEGIGMLMYRKPITRPPGRFQSFISMVNYWKAGVCLGLFVDAFKLGS from the exons ATGCCGCTGCGGCACGGGGCCCCTCCCTGCGCGCCACGGGCGCCGGACGTCGGGCTCTGCAGCGGCTGCCCCGCGCCGGCTCGTTGCTGCGTCCTCAGCCAGACCTGCTTCTTGCGGCCGAGCGAGAAGAGCGGAGGGACACTCAG CTACCAGATGACAAACTGGGGATGGAGGCCAGTCTTTGCTTTGGAAACTGGTGGAGCACCTACCCCTGAtgaccaagactttgaagaggACAGTGACTTTCTTGGTAGGACAAGGCTGGGAAGACTCATCCAAGCTGCTGCAAGGGAGCTATTTGAAAAGTTTAACTCTGCCAGAAGCAATTCCCCCACAAAGATATTCCTTGTGCTCCTTGGCTTCTACACTGCCAACGCCTTAGCAACAATCCTAGGGCAGACTGGTGACTGGGATGTTCTTGTTGCTGGTCTTGTAGTGGCTGCCATTGAGGGAATCGGCATGCTTATGTACAGAAAACCGATCACCAGGCCTCCTGGGAGGTTTCAATCTTTTATTTCAATGGTGAACTACTGGAAAGCCGGCGTATGTCTGGGTCTTTTTGTGGATGCTTTCAAACTGGGTAGCTGA
- the LOC133896636 gene encoding uncharacterized protein At3g52155, chloroplastic-like isoform X3, with amino-acid sequence MRAAAPPAAALLSRCSSPFASAPRLLLSCSRAPEATACRPAPASAVARSVSVSVEAPAAAAEPASAGVDAATQRRRLILLRHGESAAGGRSTRDHDRPLSKAGRADAISVSNKLQQMGWIPELILCSDATRTKETLKILQEHVQGLSEAVVHYIPSFYSIAAMDGQTAEHLQKAICEYSSDEILTVIINTGAWDIIKDGRKQPLCFLVIQ; translated from the exons ATGagagctgctgctcctcccgCTGCTGCGCTGCTCTCGCGCTGCTCCTCTCCCTTCGCCTCGGCCccgcgcctcctcctctcctgctCACGAGCCCCGGAAGCCACTGCCTGCCGCCCGGCtccggcctccgccgtcgcccgctccgtctccgtctccgtcgaggcgccggcggccgccgcggagCCGGCGTCGGCGGGCGTGGACGCCGCGAcgcagcgccgccgcctcaTCCTCCTCCGGCACGGGGAGAGCGCCGCAGGGGGGCGCTCCACGAGAG ATCATGACAGACCACTAAGTAAAGCTGGAAGAGCTGATGCAATCAGTGTTTCTAATAAACTTCAACAGATGGGTTGGATACCTGAGCTTATTCTATGCAG TGATGCTACTCGTACAAAGGAAACTCTTAAGATCCTGCAAGAGCATGTTCAGGGGTTGTCTGAAGCAGTAGTGCATTACATCCCAAGTTTCTACTCAATTGCTGCAATGGATGGTCAAACTGCAGAGCACTTGCAAAAGGCAATCTGTGAATATTCTAGTGATGAGATCCTAACTGTCAT AATAAATACAGGTGCATGGGACATAATAAAGGATGGGAGGAAGCAGCCTCTATGTTTTCTGGTGATTCAGTAG
- the LOC133896636 gene encoding uncharacterized protein At3g52155, chloroplastic-like isoform X2 → MRAAAPPAAALLSRCSSPFASAPRLLLSCSRAPEATACRPAPASAVARSVSVSVEAPAAAAEPASAGVDAATQRRRLILLRHGESAAGGRSTRDHDRPLSKAGRADAISVSNKLQQMGWIPELILCSDATRTKETLKILQEHVQGLSEAVVHYIPSFYSIAAMDGQTAEHLQKAICEYSSDEILTVMCMGHNKGWEEAASMFSGDSVVLKTCNAALLEAVGKSWVEDPHTP, encoded by the exons ATGagagctgctgctcctcccgCTGCTGCGCTGCTCTCGCGCTGCTCCTCTCCCTTCGCCTCGGCCccgcgcctcctcctctcctgctCACGAGCCCCGGAAGCCACTGCCTGCCGCCCGGCtccggcctccgccgtcgcccgctccgtctccgtctccgtcgaggcgccggcggccgccgcggagCCGGCGTCGGCGGGCGTGGACGCCGCGAcgcagcgccgccgcctcaTCCTCCTCCGGCACGGGGAGAGCGCCGCAGGGGGGCGCTCCACGAGAG ATCATGACAGACCACTAAGTAAAGCTGGAAGAGCTGATGCAATCAGTGTTTCTAATAAACTTCAACAGATGGGTTGGATACCTGAGCTTATTCTATGCAG TGATGCTACTCGTACAAAGGAAACTCTTAAGATCCTGCAAGAGCATGTTCAGGGGTTGTCTGAAGCAGTAGTGCATTACATCCCAAGTTTCTACTCAATTGCTGCAATGGATGGTCAAACTGCAGAGCACTTGCAAAAGGCAATCTGTGAATATTCTAGTGATGAGATCCTAACTGTCAT GTGCATGGGACATAATAAAGGATGGGAGGAAGCAGCCTCTATGTTTTCTGGTGATTCAGTAGTGCTCAAGACATGTAATGCTGCACTGCTAGAAGCTGTAGGGAAATCATGGGTTGAG GACCCCCACACCCCCTAG